In Ornithodoros turicata isolate Travis chromosome 1, ASM3712646v1, whole genome shotgun sequence, the DNA window tgtgGGGCTCGAATCTATACTACTGAGAACGAACGCGTTCCTGGTCGTACGATGCATAGGTACGATGTTATGTCGCACCTTAGCAAGGAAAGTGCGCGAGATCGCGCCCGGGAATACAGAAACGCCGAATTCTATGAGGACGGAGGCATCCTTTTTTCCAAGGTGTGTGCTAAGTCTGTCGACCATCGACGTAAATCTACGATCGACGACCACGTAATGAGCAACGGGCACCGCATGAACGCCGACAAGTTCAAGCGAAGGCAGGAAGAAACGCAGCGAGGCAATAACGTTGCTGCTGGTTGTTCTGGACTGCAGCAGGGTGATGTAAGATTGCAGATGCTGGACTCTGTGGTCACAGCCCGGGAAGCAAGAATGGACGTTGTTACGGAATTTCTGGAAGCACTCATTGTCGCTAATATTTCGCTGGAAAAGGTTGGACGCCCAAAAATGAAGAATTTCTTGGAGACGCGAGTTACCAACGGCGGGTCGATACCCGGGCAGAACGCACTTCGCCGTCGAATTTCAGAACCGTTCGAGAAACACGGAGCTTGGCTTAACGGCGTGGGTCGACAGTGTCGGTAGTGGTCGACGAAAATAACGTGGTTAACAGAAAATAAAAGTGTGTCCATCTCTTTCAGGTACCGACTGGCTTGATCTGAGTGCATCTGCTTCCAGACATGCACTTGTGCcacacttgcagaatggcgcgGAATTTGCGATTTTTACTCGCGTACGCCCGCGGATTTGACATTGGAGCCCCGTGGAAAAATTAATTTTCCACCACAGAAAGTTGGAGCCTTTAACCATGCCTTCTTCGACGTCAGCCAATGCATAGTTGCATTTCTTAAGCAGTGTTCGAAGTGCGATGTACAAAGCATCCAAAGTCTCGGCCGCTTCTTGCATGCGCCGATAGAATCGAACGTGTTCGTAGACCCCATTGGCTAGAGGAATGAAGTGATTGATCAGCTTCTTCTTCACCGCCTTCAACAAGCACCAATCTTCTGTCATTAAGGCCAAGGTGTCGAAGACCTGAAGAGCTTCTCAGTGAACCCACGGAGTTCAAGAGCATCCCGACTTCCACGTTCCCTGGCGCTTGGAACAGGCAGGACAGAAAGCGGTATTCATCACATTGGAATAGCCATTCTTTCCACGAGCTAGGAACCAAGAAGTAGAACCGTGGAAGGGCTTGAAGACCCGAGCCACCAGAGTTCCATGAAGGCTTCATGTTTTCACTTGACATAGTGGGCCTCAAAGAATGTATTCCACTTGTGACACCATGTCGCGCACTTGAAAGAACCGTCTAGATGGTGTGATAACTAGAGCATAAGTGACCTTTATTCTCGTGCCAAACTGCACAGCCAAAAAATCCAAaaaggggtggcgcccctccaacgtgcagtttagcggtgccgacgggggactttgatttgatgtttgtGAGGTTGCTTTTAAAAGGTACTTATTCAGGACTcccgaataatgactacagctcAGGACCATGAAGGGTgttttaaagatgtcctttatgtctaaaatttcagcACTGCAACTTCCTTGAGTGAGAGCCAATAAACTAAAGGgtgcaggatgccaattcgtttcgTTTCATAAATGGCCAGTGGGTGTCTGAAACAACTACGGCCTCATCcatataacatgctactgcctgacataaaattttgaaatgaaggtaacatctccagtactccagtaagtgcacgctcacctgaaaagcaggaatcACTCcgatgtaaaattaaagagtaggggctttaaacagaagaattgcatgtctctcttgtgacagttaatgccagaaaaattacactaatgCCATGGgccacaaaatggaaacttttagtgcaaaagTGACATAGTGTAAATTTTGtacaaatattcgatattcgatttggtattcagaattttttcccccattcgattcgatacgACTTAAAATATTCCGATTCACACACCCCTACTAATTACACAAGATACGCCCACTGTCATACGGATGGCGCTTCACACATCACTATACATGCCatcctaattttaatcttgcagtCTCCCAGCTTCAGCTTCTCTGTGACAGCCCCATAGTCCTCGTCCCAGGGCGTTAGCGCCCCCGTGCTTCTCCCTGGGTTTGTTTCCCATGGCTGTCCCGTCCACAGGTCAGCTTCTAATGCGTCCTGGGTCGCACCACTTCCTCGCAGCTGTGTTTGACTGCTATCTCCTTTAGCCTCCTTCTTGCCATGAAACTTTAACCATGGAGAGCTGTATGTATGATCCTAATTTTAACCTTGCAGACTACGAGCTCCATCTCCTCCATGACATCTCCTGGATCCTGGCTCCAGGGTGTCCGATACTCTCAAGCTCCTCCCTGGACCCTTCCTCTTGGCAGGCCCCTCCACAGGAGAGCTTCTAAGGCCTTCTGGGTCGCACCTCTTCCTCGCGGCAGCTATCTTCTCTAGCCTTTTTCTTCTGGTGCAACTTTCAGATTGGTAAGCTCTATGTGTTTTTCTAATCTTAGTCTTGTAGCCTCTGAGCTCCAGCTGCTCCATGATGTCCCTTCAGTCCTGCCTCCAGGCAGTATGAAGCCTTCAGGCTCCTGCGTGGGACAGTGTCCTGTGTCTGGCCATTCTAGAAGTGAGCCTCTAACGCGTCGCACCTGTCCTCAGGGCTGCGTTCAGATGCTATCTCCCCTAGCCTCTTTCTTGTTATGCAACTTTCACCTTGGCGAGCTGTATATGCCTGTATGTGTTATCCCAATCTTAATCTTGCAGCCTCTGAGCTCCAGCTCCTCTGTGATAGCCCACGGTCCTGGGTCCAGGGCATCAGACGCCTTCAGGCTTCTTCCTAGGTTTGTTTCCAGTGGCTGAACGCTCTGCAGGTCAGCTTCTAGGGCCTCACCTCTTCCTCACGGTTATGTCAGAATGCTATCTCCCATGTCCTCTTTATTGTCTTGCAACATTCACCTTGGAGAGCTGTACATATCGTCATTCTCGGCTCTCGAAAGAACGGTCTACCTTGTCTGACAACCAGAACACCTTCGTGTTAAAAGGTATGTAAGTAACGTTCTATGGTATTTCCAGGTATTTCCATGACCCTGCCTTGACAGGTTGTGGTACCGACAGCAAGACTTACACTAACTTCTGTCATATTGCTACTTGGCCACGCATAGAGATGATGTTTTGCGGTTTGCAAGCAAGTGTTCAGTGTTTCAGAAGCCGAAACCAAGGGGCGGAGAACACCAGGATTGCCGCAACTGATTTTTAGTCGGGAGCGTTGGCAGATAGTCGCAAGTGATGTAATTGGGCCCACCCAGAAGTCCCGGTAGTAACCTACCTCTGTTATAACTTATAACTGAGGTAGGTGTCAACGTTTGCTAGTTGTGGATTCAATACATATGTATGGACAATATTTAAATGATATCGGAAACACTAATACCATCAGACGACCGTCAATGACCCAGTCTtcgttaacaattctcggaattgCAGAAAAAGCATTCTGTCATGATACcatagctgatctcccactgcactgcactgcagtGTTCATTATGCAcattttcacgaccctgtatGAAGGACACACCATTTCCATGCTCATAAAGTATTCGCCATAAACACACGTTAAGTGTTGATGAGTACTCACAGCAGTTTAGGTTTTTACTGTAACAAAATGTATCACAGCTCTTACTTCACAGTCGGACATGATAGGAAGTAGTACACTCATGTTTGAATGCTGCGTCTTGACACAGAAGTGAACGTTACTGCATTAACCAGTGCCTGTGGTTCCGAAGTATCACACCAAATTACCCCATCCCTTGAGTTCCTCCTGGTGCTATTTCTTTTGAGGAACAAAAATGGGGAAACTTGCTTATTAGGTGACCCTCATTATTTCACTCCACTTTCTCCCTTTGCCTACATATTTCAGTTTCCTTATGGTGACTCTAGTGGATACCTTATTGAACATGGAAGACTTGAGTAATACCTTTATGCAATACTATTTCATAGTCTGCCGTCAATTAATTCTCTTTCCTGCAGGTATTTGGTGCAATTGAACTTCAGGCCATCTACACAACCTCTAAAATTAGACGTCTGTTTTCAGAAGTCTGCAGGGCGTCTTGTAGGTCGCCATTTTGTTACATATAAAAAATGGCAAGAATTAAAGATGTCTACTAAATGTCTACATTTAGGTTGATTCCTAAAGTCTTAGGTTAGAACAGGTTGGGATGGCTATCATGTGCTGCCAGTGTGGCTACTGCAGAACACAACGTTTGTAATTTGGGTGCTACAAACACCAGGAAGTACTACGGCGACACCACATAACGACCTGAAACTGCATCGCAGTTAAGGGAGTTCCTTAAAAGTAACAACTGTCAGAGGCGGGCGTTGCAGCTGACGTTTTCCGACatcataaaatgaaaacaacatgtgCCGCGTGCCAGAGCCGCGGCTTTTACAATGAAGATTGCTGATAGAGTAGTGCTCGACTTGCATCCTTGCagcattgttgaagatgaaggATTCCAGGGCCTTATGAAAAATGCTGTTCCAGGCTATGAATTGCCATCCAGGACGTCGTTCAAGAAGGGTCATGCAGTGTCTCTACCGTGACACATGAGAGCAAGTTGAGGGCGAGTTGAAGAAGGCATGTGATTATGAGACCAGCGCAGTAGCATTAACGGCCGACATGTCGACGTTGCGAGCGAACCACAGTTTTCTAAATTTGACATGTCATTTTCTACCATCTTCCTTCAAGTTGAAACTGATGCTGCTGAGAGAACCACACTGCCTCAAACACAGCAACCACACTTGATGAACTTTACAGAGGGTGGAGTGTACATTGTTACTGAcagagtgtcgaaccgaaatGTTTATCGGTTTGGTTCAGGTTCACGAACATTCGTGGACATTATCGGTTCAAACCAGTTCGAATTAACATAAACCAGTTAGTAAACCGGTTTGATGCACTTCACTTGCCCAAGTAAATTCATTAGTATACCACAAACCTCACAAACACAAGTTGGAATGAATACAGCTTTTATTTCTAAACTTTCTCAAAGCTTACGAACAATTTCAAAGTTTTGAATACAGGCAATGCAACAAGCCGTAAAATCTATTTGCTGACTCATGACTACTTGGGGAATGAGTGCAACAGCATGACATTTTCGAGTATGTCTGGGCTCATTAGCCCCTTTGGGGTGAGAAGATGTATCTCAGTCCAGAAGAGGCACGTTCCACACTCTTCCGTGTGGCTGGCACTGCTAGCACTATTTGCGACCGCTCGAAAAGTTCTGGCCTCCATATCTGTTTTGTGTTCCAGTACTCGAGAAGATCAATGTTTTTTTCAAGCCGCGGCTCATAGCCATGCAACTTGAGGGCTTGTGGGCTGGTTGCAAAGGCAGATTAGCACTGCTTGACTGGTCTCGCTCATTTAAAACGACGTCGAGATCGTCTTCTTCGACATTCACCTGCGACCGTGTATCCCGCGCGGGCATGTCCACAGCAGCATCGAAAGGATTCCCTTGATCGTTCTTCATCTGTGCGAGTTTGATCCATGTGTTTGTAGGTGCTGCTCGTCACATATTTTATCCTCGTCGGACACAAGAAAACAATCTAGGGTCAAGGAGATGGCAGCGCAGATGATGTTGTTCTCGAACAGAGCTTTCTGACGGCTGTTCATCGAACATACCTGCGTTCTGGAAAACGAAGTTCCCATGTTTTCCGTCTCCAAGCGGCATCTGAGAAATCGCCCATAAGCAGTTGCTCACCCTGAAGTCGTTTTGTTGCCTCTTCAGCTGGACACAACATAATCAGGATGTTTTCTGCGTTGCTCCAATCTTCTGGTGAAAAACCAATACTGCTGTCATCAGAGAATATGTCATCACAGAAATCCCTCAAGTGAAGAAGCTGCCGTATCATCCGTGAGGATGACATCCATCTAGTTGGCGTATCGATGAGCGGCTTCTTGAGCTTCAGCTTTCTGATTAAAGACATCATTGTTGTGTCCGGAGCTTCTTGGTTAAGGCGCGGCACTTTGCTATTGTTTCCTGGGCGTTATTATCTTTCATTGCATCATGCACAGCAAGCTGCAGCATGTGTGCTGCACTCCGGAAGCCTTGCACGAGTGACTCTCCATTTTCTAGGCTATTTGTTGCTTCCTCCAGTCAGCTAGGAGATTCATCAAAGGCTGATATCCTCCTCGGATGAAAAACCGGAGTCGTCTTCATCTGTTGCTTCACCCACTTGTTCTTTCATAAGTTCCACTGCCTTGGGCATGTTGGCCCTGCTGTCAGTCGTTACGCTGTAGATCTGAATCGACACGAACCTGGTACGTAGGGAGCATGCTGAAAATCTCAGACTTCAGGTATTCACCAGTGATAAAGCTCCCTCCTGGCCAAGGTCTGCAGCACCAGCTTCCTATCTTCGATATACTGAACGTTCACACCCAATACCACATGGTCCATGCAGTTTGCACAGTCTACTTTTAGTCGTAGCAAACGATTGCGCAAAATGCCAGAGATCATTACCCTTGCGGCACTTGCTTTCTCATTGAAGCAGGGCACAATCTTTTCTGCATTTCAGCTTGCCACAGATCCCGTCAAGTATAGGGTCAGGAATTTTTCGAAAGCCCAAGTCCTCAGCGGCTGTGATTGGCCCACCATTTTTTGTGACCATTTCTATACAGGCTTCCAGGACTGTTTTATCATCTATTCACATAGGAACAGCTGGTCACAGCAGCATTTGCTTGAGCATCATCTGACCAGCTCGCTTATTCAGTGGGTTACCAGGAGCATCGTCTTCGGGGCCCTGATCATTCAAACGCTTTTGTTCCTGGTTGTCCTGGTACTGTTTTTTATTGTGCCTCTGTACATGTCGTTCGAGGTTCGCTGCGCGATCACCAGCATGGGAGAAACCACAACTGCCTAACTGGCATGTTGACCGACGTGCTGCGCTGTTGCGGTTGAAGAAATTCCGAACTGGATTTTTTTCATGTCTTCGCATCTCCTTTGTACCTGCAGTGACAGAAATTTTTGAGTGCAGTAATTTATGAAGTTatattgatacgggcagcacagcgtgatgatggcaatggtttaatgacCAGGATGAGAATGGCCGTGCGTGACACGCGCCCGTCCCTGCCGACACCGTCGTCGTCCTCGTAACATTGCCCCTCCCCGAGGCATGACTTCCGGGGCACGATAGATGAAGAATGCCATGCTGCCGGGGGCACAATAGATGGTGTGGTCGATGATGGGAATGGCTCGATGTGGTGACGTTCGAAAGATGGATGGGTGGGTGACGATGGGACGATGGTGGAATGACGCTGTGCTGCCTCCACAGGGTCGGGGCCGAGGGTATCCTCCACTGAGCGCTGTCGTCGCGGGCGTCATTGGGCGTCTTCGAGGCTGGGGGCATCTTCTGGGTGGCGTTGTCTCGTCATAAGGTCGGGGCTGGGGCGTCGATGGCCACGACAAGGGCGCTTGCGAAGGAGGAtagcccgcacctccaccaaatgatacaggcagcacagcgtgatgatggcaatggtttaatgacCAGGATGAGAATGGCCGTGCGTGACACGCGCCCGTCCCTGCCGACACCGTCGTCGTCCTCGTAACAATATTATCTTCCTCGTCTCCTACGCCGGGGCTGAATGTAGTTGACACTTGAAAGCGCATTTTGGTAGATCCGTTTTGACATGACAAGAAAAAGTTTTCATATTTTGGACGACTGAAACTTTTGGCTAAAGTGTAAGTGGTTGTGCGACGCCCAATATGGGAAACTACAGGTTCACAGGTTTTCGGTTCACATCCAGTTCAGCGCCAGCACGACAGCCACAATaatggttcggttcggttcacgtAAAAATAGCGCTTTTTCCGGTTTCTAGTTAACTTAACtttttccggtttcggttttcagATCAGTTCGACCCTCTGATTACTGACAGTGGCCCCTACATAAGAGTAGTAAGCACTGACCACAACTATCCGGAAACACACTTTGTGAGACTGACGTTATAGCTAGACTTTATAGCGTCCCATATTCGCACTTGACATTCCTGCAAACTGCTGTCACACTTTGCATTCCTGCAAGGGCATCAGAGTTTGATAAGCAAAATGTTTGAGCAAAACATGCCTTCTCATCCCTTGGGAGCTGCCTTACAGCGGCCATCATGAGTAGTAAGCACTGACCATGACTATCCGGAAACACACAGGGAATGTAGACACCACTAAATTAGCAATTAGAACTAATGAGGgccccccacagtaattgggaccatccatggagtcaccacactaattggggaccatctaATGGTGTCCACACCACTCTGCATGTTTCCGGATACTCTTAGTcataaaaaatagatagaaatagagtgcaGAGAAgcagtttagttgaagatcacgaggagcacagatcgATGCGTCCGCTCCATCCGACAGCtcggcacagaactgaatcgtaatgcttttttctacTCTATAATGTCATGCATCTGCACCCCATAGTGGTCACTTCTTGAattaatttcatgacaaaataaTTAAAATCATGTCAGCCCTACTCTTGTTCCCAAGGTCAAGGCAGCTTTTGCGGAAGACAGAAAATGGTGGTGATGCACGGACAGGAACAACAACCTGCACCCGTCATGCACAAGTCACGTCACTgctaatcgcaaacaaagcggggtcAAAGTTATCACGTCCGTTTCATGCGAGAGACAGGCGGAGAGCTGAATCTTAATGTTTTTTCTCCTCTCCATTGAGGTCAAGGGCATGGCAGCAGATATCGTCGTCATCAAGATACTGCTTCAACGAGaatgtttcttgtcaaaaaggaaaaaaatactgaACTAGATGCATCAAGAAAACGAAAGCATGCGTGCATCATAAGACAGAACAAGTATGGGCATGTCAGGGTATTACTGAATGAGCACTGTCACGCAAGGAAAAATCACATGTTTGTCACACAACAAGGGAAAGCAAccacagagaaacacttgaacaaagcggAAAACACACTCTTCGGGATCAAACTATGTTTAAACACACTCAACTTATTCAAAACCATTCCTCATCGTAAAACTGTTCAGGAAAATGCACACCATCGACCAGTGAGAACTAAACCTCCCAGTTTCTGGGGCTACACTTTTTCTCCACTAACGGTCAACGTAGTGCTACAGACTCCTGAAACATAGAgccactgcatgacgtcatcacatcctgtctgaagacgTGTAGTGCGGGATTAGGCAGTGGTAAAGACAAaccctcctattatttattgaatcgcaagattactTCCTTTGTCCTGCTCTTACTGATATTCACTCTTACATTAAAATGAAAAACACAATGCATCACATGTGATCGTAGCCATTAAgcattttcaccccaaagactTAACAGAAAACATCCTGGCTACTTTCAGTCAATAgaatcacaacagcagtaaaATCCTTGCTCATTATGTGAACTGCTAGCattgctctttaaaataataactgagaccctggaacactcaacatGTAATgccaggcttatgtaatggaTGGCACACAATCTCTTCTATGCTcatatactcattgtctgaggctacacctgcaagATTGTGTGCAAAAAGGCGCAAAAGCCTGGCgcaaagttccattcgtgctcacggaggactagacagaatgCTGTTATAGGAGcagatatatgatgtgattgcGTTCCTACTATATTAATCATTTTCACTCTTGAGTTGCAGTTTAGCAAAACTATCACAAAATGCCTGTACTACTCTTAATAAgctcaactataattttaggagccttaaTATTCTACTCATTATAGAAATTGCTCTATAATAGCGCTATTACTTAGATTACTgtcaatcaagcgctccaagttcTTCTCGCTTCCCGTTTCAAGCTACCACATCCTGTCTTGCAGTGAAGCAAACTcacataaaaaataattaatttacactcaGGGTGGTGTGCTTCATGGGAATTTCTGCCCTGTGCTAGGATACCAGCAGTTCTGTTCAAATCTCCATacctgcaaacagcttactttaTCAACATATGGAGCACCCATCAATacccaacaaacaaacaaacccacttctcatgaTAGCACATTATTCAGCTTGACAAAgcagctttcttctgcgtaaaagcagTCAAAGTAGAAAAGAGCAGTGAAAAATCACATGCACCTTTGCTCGAACAGCAATAACTGCAAAAACCGAAGCACACGCTGATAAACTGAAACAAACACACTCCCTTCTGCtttcagaaaattattgcataatgcaacctacacaattgcattgtctctgtgtaaagaaagcacagaacaagggtacacaaattccctTAAGTGAACAGCAAAGATCACTTCTATTCTGACAGCGTTATACAATATACGCTAAATTTTTACGGGCGTAAATTGCTATAAGGAAGGCACTGCTAATCAAGCCCAGACATGCGACATTGCATACAAAATACTGGTCATCAGGCAAAAAGGCTTAAGCCTGCAACAGAAAATCATTGAGCACACACAAGTGCATTTATCtgtttcgcgtaaactaaacgcggatCGCTATTTCCTGCTTGGAAAACGGCGCTCAAATTCTTTTAAGTGAGCAGAGCAAATAACTTCTACTCGAACTACACTCTGAATTTCTACGAAGAAACCAACAGGTCAATGGACAGATGCACTCGACAGCGTAACAATAGAGATGCAGAGCAGATGTAATGGATATCACCAGTTCACGTcacaaatcagaaaaaaaaacacagcagctcaggaatgcacaaggagacgtgctttataggaatttctactttGTGCTCATATACCAACATTTCtactcaaatacccataactgcaaaattgagcactgctgacatcaacatatcgagggaAGTCAATACTGTCGCTCAGCAACATCTAGCAAacaaataccgtattttccggacTATAGGTCGCACCTTTGTATAAGTCGCATCCCCAAAAAAATGCACAGTTTAGCGCAGAAAATCGTATATAAGTCGCACCTTTGTATAAGACGCACACATGTTTTATTATATACAAGAACTACTAGCTAAAAGCCGTCAAAGGATTCGTCCTCCGAGTCGCGTCCCGTCTTCGTGAAACTGTGTTCACCTTCAGTCATCCACGACTCCCACAAACGTCGCAGAACGGCTTTAAAACTCCGATTGACAGATATGTCCAAGGGCTGAAGCATTTTTGTCATCCCTCCAGGGATGATTACGGGAACACAGTTCTTGGACTTGATTTTTCATTTCACTGCAACTTTTCACTAACGACGAAGTGCCTCCCGACAGCCCGGTTGCCATGCTCGACTGCGTAGTCAACAACCGATAACTTAAACTTCGCATCATAACTCCTCCAGATACCAGCTGGCGCTATGTCGGGAACCTGACTCCACTGAAGTGAAGGGTGGCGTTTGTTGTTCCCACGTGGTGAACGGGGATGCCGGAAGTGGAAATCGCTATTACGTGCCGGTAGCACGGCGGGAGATAGCGCGCGCTGTCAATGGCGATGGGAATTCCggcttccgaaaaaaaaagtcgcgTATAAGTCGCACCGCTGTATAAGTCGCACCACCAAAAACTTGAGAAAAAAGATGCGacttatacaccggaaaatacggtaaacCCACTTTTTCTGAttgaacactattcagctttgcCAAACAGctttcttctgcataaaagcagtgaaagatgaaaagagcagtgaaaaattacacgcacttttacTCGAATAGATATAACTGCGAACACCgaagcacacgctaataaactgaggaAAAGACACTCATTTCCGTTATCGAATAATTATTGCATAACGCTACATACACAatcgcattgtccctgcgtaaagaaagcacagaacaacGACACAAAAATTCTCTTGAGCGAGCAGGggaagtcacttctactcggacagcatAATAcaataaagtctgaatttttacCAAGAAAACTATGCTTGAACACCGCTACgtgcgtgacagacacatagtaatgaacaacaaacaaatgaactaacactcctattcatttctactgatagaattggagctCATCGAATGAACCACATGATATGAACAAAGCACACCACTTCaggaaagcatatcaaatgcaGCACAACAGGACCGACGTCGAGAGCTCATAAATGgcctgcccaaaacaaggacttcaccaggtacgcgaggcaattccattaaaaacgctcagCCCATACGACAGGTTGCAATGTAAACGCGAtaacccttattttttaaaaccaATATATCATGCAATAGTACATTAatttatcactcgtgtcacacggaAAGGCAAACACAAAGAAGTTACCtatcaagtggggtcccagctgcaaAAACGTGCACGCACTCTCTCACATATCTGTAGCCACAACAAGTGTAAACCTAAAGTCtattcacaaccacataaatccatattattctcCATGTCAGtaattatccaaccatcacCAAAACGCGGTACAGACATATATACGAATGCAACAA includes these proteins:
- the LOC135387317 gene encoding CGG triplet repeat-binding protein 1-like, with protein sequence MHRYDVMSHLSKESARDRAREYRNAEFYEDGGILFSKVCAKSVDHRRKSTIDDHVMSNGHRMNADKFKRRQEETQRGNNVAAGCSGLQQGDVRLQMLDSVVTAREARMDVVTEFLEALIVANISLEKVGRPKMKNFLETRVTNGGSIPGQNALRRRISEPFEKHGAWLNGVGRQCR